One genomic window of Choristoneura fumiferana chromosome 14, NRCan_CFum_1, whole genome shotgun sequence includes the following:
- the LOC141435295 gene encoding serine protease inhibitor 3/4-like has translation MKYQGGQASMVIVLPDEVEGLRSVLQKLASGHNIMTDIETMRPTELDIMVPKFKVETTMDLKKLLPNLGIKSIFDEKYADIDMLKSNEKLFVSDAIQKALIIVDEQGTEAAACTGKHIQ, from the exons ATGAAGTACCAAGGAGGCCAGGCTAGCATGGTGATCGTATTGCCAGATGAAGTCGAGGGTCTGAGGTCCGTGCTACAGAAGCTAGCTTCGGGACACAACATTATGACTGATATAGAAACCATGAGGCCTACTGAGCTTGACATCATGGTCCCAAAGTTTAAGGTGGAAACCACAATGGATTTGAAAAAGCTGCTGCCCAAT CTGGGGATCAAGTCCATATTTGATGAAAAGTACGCAGACATCGACATGTTGAAGTCAAACGAGAAGCTGTTCGTGTCTGATGCGATCCAGAAAGCCTTGATCATAGTGGACGAGCAAGGCACCGAGGCTGCTGCTTGTACAGGTAAGCATATTCAATGA